The region TAATAGTAAGACAGTCTCTCCTATATTTTATGCGTACTCTGAAAAATATGGGGAAGTAAAGTTTCATATAAAAACAAAAAATGAAGAAGGTTATGTAATTTATATCAGAATTAGGTCAGATTTACAGGATGGAATCATATCAGAAAAATTTTTTCTTAGCGATAAAATAAATGTTACAGTAGATAAAAATATTAATGGTGAGGAATTTTTGTGCAGTTTTAATTGTTCACAAGAAGACTTATATGATTATCTCCTAGTACATGGTGAAGCTGTAAGGTCTATTTATACGAGAAAAAAGTGGTCCATTGCTTATTATCAAAATGGAATTGCTAATAAATTAGGTTCATTTGAAAATCCTGCTGCTAACCGACATTTTTCTAATAGAATTTTAAGAGCTTTAAGAAAAAAAGGCGTAAAAATTGGATATATTACTTTAAATTGTGCATCAGTTGATACAAAAATTTTTGAAGAATTTATTGAAGAACATAGCGTTTTCAAAGAATACTACGAAATACCAGAAGAAACTGCAGAATTAATTCGAGATACTAAATTAAATGGAAACAAAATATTTGCCGTGGGTACGACTGTTATAAGGACTTTGGAAAGCTGTGAGTATGATAATTTTAAAATTGTATCTCCATTAAAAAATTATACTGATTTATATATATATCCAGGTTACAACTTCAAAATCACGGATGCATTAATTACAAATTTTCACGGTTCAATGACTAGTCGCCTTGCGTTATCAGCAGCAGTAATTGGCACGGAAAATATTATGAATTTATATCGACATGCAATAGATGAGCAGTATTTATTCTATGAGTTTGGAGATGCTAATTTATTATTTATGTAATCCAATAATTATAGTTCATGGAAAGGAGGTGATCAAATGAAAAAATTAACTTTGAAAGAATTGGTTAATAAAGCAAGTGATTTGCTTGCCTGTTGCAATGCAACTAAATAATTAACCGAATTCAAATTTTTAACTTCAATGAAAAAAATATCAAATTTTTTCATTGAAGTTGTTTATGGAGGAATTTATGGCATATAAAATTAGTCACGATATAGATATTACAGAAGATAATGGATATCAAGTATTGCATCGATACTCAGATGATACGTATTTTTCATTGCAGAAAGACTATTTATTTATTCTGTTAAGTTATAATGGTCTGAATAATTTAAATGATATTGCTAAAGTCTTTTCAAATCATAAAGGAATTTCAATTAACTGTTCATTAGAGTATGTAGAAAAAGTTCAAAATTATTTTATTTCAGAAAGAATTATATTCAAAGATGAAAACAAAAACCATTCTTACTAATAATCTATGTGAAAATAATATTGATTCGCTATATGTTAAGTTATGTAAATTGCTTGAAGATAATGGGCAACATATTGTTTCAAGAGGGATGGCAGTAAAAGAATTAATTGGCGTTAGTATTGTTCTAACGGAGCCCAAAAGACGATTTTTAG is a window of Streptococcus mitis DNA encoding:
- a CDS encoding S-adenosylmethionine:tRNA ribosyltransferase-isomerase → MLNDTNKLKYELPVELAAREPVELMSGSRDSSRLIIGFKNSDKIIDDYILNFHNYINPGDLIILNNSKTVSPIFYAYSEKYGEVKFHIKTKNEEGYVIYIRIRSDLQDGIISEKFFLSDKINVTVDKNINGEEFLCSFNCSQEDLYDYLLVHGEAVRSIYTRKKWSIAYYQNGIANKLGSFENPAANRHFSNRILRALRKKGVKIGYITLNCASVDTKIFEEFIEEHSVFKEYYEIPEETAELIRDTKLNGNKIFAVGTTVIRTLESCEYDNFKIVSPLKNYTDLYIYPGYNFKITDALITNFHGSMTSRLALSAAVIGTENIMNLYRHAIDEQYLFYEFGDANLLFM